One region of Chitinophaga varians genomic DNA includes:
- a CDS encoding Glu/Leu/Phe/Val family dehydrogenase, giving the protein MSQDQHYSFFQSVERSFDKAAVFTKWDKGILEQIKACNAVYQIKFPVRIGDGVQVIEAYRVQHSHHKLPCKGGIRFSDEVNQDEVMALASLMTYKCAIVNVPFGGAKGGIKINPRNYTPFQLEAITRRYTAELVKKNFIGPGTDVPAPDYGTGEREMSWILDTYMSLRPGEIDGYGCVTGKPVSQGGVRGRTEATGLGVFYGLRELCNIKEDMERLGLTTGIEGKRVVVQGMGNVGYHAAKYFHEAGAKVICLIEWDGAIFNENGLDPDAVLKHKKETGSIINFPGSANLNKNTDGLELECEILIPAALENVIDKHNAPNVKAKIIGEAANGPLTPEADEILNKKGVIVVPDMFLNAGGVTVSYFEWLKNLSHVRYGRLGKRFDENMNMHILQTIEDLTGKKVSDKERKFIAHGADEVDLVYSGLEETMHAALHEVRDVMMANPQIHDMRTAAYVVAINKVGAAYEQLGIFP; this is encoded by the coding sequence ATGTCGCAAGATCAGCATTATAGCTTTTTCCAGAGTGTGGAAAGAAGTTTCGACAAAGCCGCGGTATTCACCAAGTGGGACAAAGGTATTCTGGAACAGATCAAGGCTTGTAACGCCGTTTACCAGATCAAATTTCCGGTAAGAATCGGCGATGGCGTACAGGTAATTGAAGCTTACCGTGTACAGCACTCTCATCACAAACTGCCTTGTAAAGGCGGTATCCGCTTCAGCGATGAAGTAAACCAGGATGAGGTGATGGCACTGGCTTCCCTGATGACCTACAAATGCGCGATCGTAAACGTGCCTTTCGGTGGTGCTAAAGGCGGTATCAAAATCAATCCCCGCAACTATACTCCTTTCCAGCTGGAAGCTATTACCCGCCGCTATACCGCGGAACTGGTAAAGAAAAACTTTATCGGACCCGGTACAGACGTTCCGGCTCCTGACTATGGTACCGGCGAAAGAGAAATGAGCTGGATACTGGACACGTACATGAGCCTCCGCCCGGGTGAAATCGACGGCTACGGCTGCGTTACCGGTAAACCGGTATCTCAGGGCGGCGTACGCGGACGTACCGAAGCTACCGGCCTCGGTGTGTTCTACGGCCTGCGCGAACTGTGCAACATCAAAGAAGACATGGAACGCCTCGGCCTCACTACCGGCATCGAAGGCAAACGCGTAGTGGTACAGGGTATGGGTAACGTAGGTTATCACGCTGCCAAATATTTCCACGAAGCAGGTGCCAAAGTGATCTGCCTTATCGAATGGGACGGCGCCATCTTCAACGAAAACGGCCTCGATCCTGACGCAGTGCTGAAACACAAAAAAGAAACCGGCTCTATCATCAACTTCCCTGGCTCTGCCAACCTGAATAAAAATACAGACGGCCTGGAACTGGAATGCGAAATCCTGATCCCTGCAGCCCTGGAAAATGTGATCGACAAACACAACGCTCCCAACGTAAAGGCAAAAATCATCGGTGAAGCTGCCAATGGCCCGCTCACACCGGAAGCTGACGAAATCCTGAACAAAAAAGGTGTTATCGTAGTACCTGACATGTTCCTGAACGCCGGCGGTGTGACCGTTTCCTACTTCGAATGGCTGAAAAACCTGAGCCACGTACGTTATGGCCGTCTGGGCAAACGCTTCGATGAAAACATGAACATGCACATCCTGCAAACCATCGAAGACCTGACCGGCAAAAAAGTGTCTGATAAAGAAAGAAAATTCATCGCCCATGGTGCAGACGAAGTAGACCTGGTTTACTCCGGCCTCGAAGAAACCATGCACGCCGCCCTCCACGAAGTACGCGACGTGATGATGGCCAACCCGCAAATCCATGATATGCGTACCGCCGCTTACGTGGTAGCTATCAATAAAGTGGGCGCCGCTTACGAGCAACTGGGTATCTTCCCTTGA
- a CDS encoding type I restriction enzyme HsdR N-terminal domain-containing protein, with the protein MITINFPPPDFRISREQDKELIFDRYRKKFVRLTPEEWVRQNFLNYLVKSMGYPASLIGIEREIMLGELKKRFDIVVYNRNMEPWMLIECKEMNVPISQQTLEQVVRYNMVIPATYLVMTNGTHTFCCTYQTASRQWVFLEAIPAF; encoded by the coding sequence TTGATCACCATTAACTTTCCACCACCGGATTTCAGGATTAGCAGGGAGCAGGACAAGGAACTGATTTTTGACCGCTACCGGAAGAAGTTTGTACGGCTTACCCCGGAGGAATGGGTACGGCAAAACTTTCTTAACTACCTCGTTAAGTCCATGGGATATCCGGCTTCCCTGATCGGGATTGAGCGGGAGATCATGCTGGGGGAACTGAAAAAGCGTTTTGACATTGTAGTGTACAACCGTAATATGGAACCCTGGATGCTGATAGAGTGCAAGGAGATGAATGTGCCTATCAGCCAGCAAACGCTGGAACAGGTGGTGCGTTATAATATGGTTATTCCGGCCACTTACCTGGTGATGACCAACGGTACCCATACTTTTTGCTGCACTTATCAGACGGCGTCAAGACAATGGGTCTTTCTGGAGGCCATACCAGCCTTTTAA
- a CDS encoding AMP nucleosidase, whose translation MKTKEEIVANWLPRYTGEKLDRFGSHILLTNFSNYLTMFAEWNNVEVIGAGKPMQCATAGDITIINFGMGSPGAATVMDLLSAIHPKAVLFLGKCGGLKKKNAIGDLILPIAAIRGEGTSNDYFPAEVPALPAFALQKAISTTIRELGHDYWTGTCYTTNRRVWEHDAEFKQYLERVRAMAVDMETATIFSVGFFNKIPTGALLLVSDQPMVPEGVKTEESDKKVTTKFVERHLKIGIESLQKLIDSHQTVKHLRF comes from the coding sequence ATGAAGACAAAAGAAGAAATTGTAGCTAATTGGCTTCCCCGCTACACTGGTGAAAAGCTGGACCGCTTTGGGTCTCACATTCTCCTTACCAATTTCAGTAATTACCTGACCATGTTTGCCGAATGGAACAACGTCGAAGTGATCGGCGCTGGTAAACCCATGCAGTGCGCTACTGCCGGCGACATTACCATCATCAATTTTGGTATGGGCAGCCCCGGCGCCGCCACTGTAATGGACCTGCTCAGTGCCATCCATCCCAAAGCCGTGCTGTTCCTGGGCAAATGCGGCGGCCTGAAAAAGAAAAATGCCATCGGCGACCTGATACTACCGATAGCGGCTATACGGGGTGAAGGTACTTCCAATGACTATTTCCCGGCCGAAGTGCCCGCACTGCCGGCATTTGCGCTGCAGAAGGCTATCTCCACCACCATCCGTGAACTGGGCCACGATTACTGGACCGGTACCTGCTACACCACTAACCGCCGCGTGTGGGAGCATGACGCTGAATTTAAGCAATACCTTGAACGCGTAAGGGCCATGGCGGTAGATATGGAAACAGCTACTATTTTCTCTGTGGGCTTCTTCAACAAAATCCCTACCGGCGCACTGCTGCTCGTATCCGACCAGCCCATGGTCCCGGAAGGCGTTAAGACCGAAGAAAGCGATAAAAAAGTAACCACCAAATTTGTGGAACGCCACCTCAAAATCGGTATTGAATCCCTGCAGAAACTGATCGACAGTCACCAGACCGTGAAGCACCTGCGTTTTTAG
- a CDS encoding ABC transporter ATP-binding protein yields MHSTRLEIQDMEVTFHAHDTTVKAVNHLNLSVGRGEIIGVVGESGSGKSVTSLSVMRLIQAPGKISRGKILYHHADGQVTDLVQLSDTAMRAYRGNEIAMIFQEPMTSLNPLHTCGAQVTEAIRLHKGIPLKEAREQAKALFARVKLPDPAAIMDRYPHELSGGQKQRVMIAMAISCEPRLLIADEPTTALDVTVQKAILELLKELQQQMDMSVLFITHDLGVVAELAERVVVMYKGNIVEEGPVQQVFLHPQHPYTKGLLACRPPLDKRLSRLPVTRDFMETDAEGRIQEKAGAIAEVVNRLIVSDSALKARQALLAGSPPLLEVHGLQTWFPVKKSITGKVLQWYKAVDDVSFTVVSGETLGLVGESGCGKTTLGRSLLRLIEPTGGSIVYKGQDLRSLSPAGMRALRKDMQLIFQDPYASLNPRKSIGAAILEPMQVHGLYGSERTQKEKVLELLEKVNLLPEHFNRYPHEFSGGQRQRVVIARALAVDPSFIICDESVAALDVSVQAQVLNLLIRLREEFGFSCIFISHDLSVVRFISDRMMVMQKGKIVETGPADEVYGHPQHPYTQQLIAAIPKGM; encoded by the coding sequence ATGCATTCTACGCGCCTGGAGATACAAGATATGGAAGTCACCTTCCATGCACACGATACCACCGTTAAAGCTGTCAACCATCTGAACCTGTCTGTAGGCAGGGGAGAGATCATTGGGGTAGTAGGAGAATCCGGTTCCGGAAAATCCGTTACCTCTCTCTCCGTGATGCGCCTGATCCAGGCGCCGGGGAAAATTTCCCGCGGGAAGATCCTCTATCATCATGCCGACGGTCAGGTTACAGACCTGGTGCAGCTCTCCGACACTGCCATGCGGGCTTACCGTGGCAATGAAATTGCCATGATCTTCCAGGAGCCCATGACCTCCCTGAATCCATTACATACCTGTGGCGCCCAGGTCACAGAAGCTATCCGGCTGCACAAAGGCATTCCGTTGAAAGAAGCCCGTGAGCAGGCGAAAGCGCTCTTTGCCCGGGTGAAACTGCCCGATCCTGCGGCCATTATGGACCGTTATCCACATGAACTGTCCGGCGGACAAAAACAACGCGTCATGATCGCGATGGCCATCTCCTGTGAGCCACGCCTGCTGATAGCTGACGAACCTACCACCGCGCTGGACGTGACAGTACAGAAAGCCATACTGGAGCTGCTGAAAGAACTACAGCAACAGATGGATATGAGCGTGCTGTTTATCACACATGACCTGGGCGTGGTGGCTGAACTGGCAGAAAGAGTGGTGGTGATGTACAAAGGCAATATCGTAGAGGAAGGGCCGGTGCAACAGGTGTTCCTGCATCCGCAGCATCCCTATACCAAAGGGCTGCTGGCCTGCCGGCCACCGCTGGACAAGCGCCTGTCAAGGTTACCGGTGACCCGCGATTTTATGGAGACAGACGCAGAGGGGCGTATACAGGAAAAGGCTGGCGCCATAGCAGAGGTGGTCAACAGGCTGATCGTCAGTGACAGTGCATTAAAGGCCCGGCAGGCGTTGCTGGCCGGCAGTCCGCCGCTGCTGGAGGTACACGGGCTGCAGACCTGGTTTCCCGTGAAGAAAAGTATTACAGGCAAAGTGTTGCAATGGTACAAAGCGGTAGATGATGTCAGCTTTACCGTAGTGAGCGGTGAAACACTTGGGCTGGTGGGAGAATCCGGCTGTGGCAAGACAACTTTGGGAAGATCTCTTTTACGGTTGATAGAACCAACCGGTGGAAGTATTGTTTATAAAGGGCAGGACCTGCGTAGCCTGTCACCCGCAGGTATGCGGGCGCTGCGGAAAGATATGCAGCTGATTTTCCAGGACCCGTATGCTTCCCTGAACCCGCGCAAGTCCATCGGGGCGGCCATACTGGAGCCGATGCAGGTGCATGGCCTGTATGGCAGTGAGCGGACGCAGAAAGAAAAGGTGCTGGAACTGCTGGAGAAAGTGAACCTGCTGCCGGAGCATTTTAACCGTTACCCGCATGAGTTTTCCGGTGGACAGCGTCAGCGGGTGGTGATAGCCCGGGCGTTGGCGGTAGATCCTTCTTTCATCATCTGTGACGAGTCGGTAGCGGCGTTGGACGTGAGCGTGCAGGCGCAGGTGCTCAATCTGCTGATCCGGCTGCGTGAGGAGTTTGGCTTCAGTTGCATTTTCATCTCGCATGACTTATCGGTGGTGCGCTTTATCAGTGACCGGATGATGGTGATGCAGAAGGGAAAAATTGTGGAGACAGGACCGGCAGACGAGGTGTATGGTCATCCGCAACATCCTTACACGCAGCAGCTGATTGCTGCCATTCCTAAAGGAATGTAA
- the queA gene encoding tRNA preQ1(34) S-adenosylmethionine ribosyltransferase-isomerase QueA, with protein sequence MKLSQFKFDLPLNLIAQHPSKTRDESRLMVVNRATGKIEHKVFKDILGYFNDKDVMIVNNTKVFPARLYGRKEKTGAKIEVFLLRELNKQNRLWDVIVDPARKIRVGNKLYFGDDESLVAEVIDNTTSRGRTIRFLFEGNDDEFKQVLDTLGETPLPKYIKRKPEEEDKERYQTVYAKYEGAVAAPTAGLHFSRELIKRLEIKGVKFAEVTLHTGLGTFRPIEVEDLSKHKMDAEYFHIEEHAVKVVNKAKEENRRICAIGTTSVRAVESSVTAQNHLKAAEGWTNTFIHPPYDFAIPNALVTNFHLPKTSLLIMVCAFAGYDLIMEAYQQAIKEKYRFFSYGDAMLII encoded by the coding sequence ATGAAACTATCACAGTTCAAATTCGATCTCCCTTTAAACCTGATCGCACAGCACCCTTCCAAGACAAGAGATGAATCACGCTTAATGGTGGTAAATCGCGCTACCGGAAAAATTGAACACAAGGTATTCAAGGATATCCTGGGTTATTTCAATGACAAGGATGTGATGATTGTCAACAACACCAAAGTGTTTCCGGCAAGGTTGTATGGCCGTAAGGAGAAGACAGGAGCAAAAATTGAGGTTTTCCTGCTGCGTGAGCTGAACAAGCAGAATCGCCTGTGGGACGTTATTGTTGACCCGGCACGTAAAATCCGTGTAGGCAACAAATTGTATTTTGGTGACGATGAGTCACTGGTGGCAGAAGTAATTGATAATACTACTTCCAGAGGCCGTACCATCCGTTTCTTATTTGAGGGTAATGACGACGAGTTCAAACAGGTGCTGGACACACTGGGTGAAACGCCGCTGCCTAAATATATCAAGCGTAAACCGGAAGAAGAAGACAAAGAGCGTTATCAAACCGTGTATGCCAAGTATGAAGGTGCCGTAGCAGCGCCTACTGCTGGTCTGCACTTCAGCCGTGAGCTGATCAAACGCCTGGAAATTAAAGGGGTGAAATTTGCAGAAGTAACGCTGCACACCGGTTTGGGAACTTTCCGCCCGATCGAAGTAGAAGACCTGAGCAAACACAAAATGGATGCTGAGTATTTCCACATCGAGGAGCATGCGGTAAAAGTGGTGAACAAAGCGAAAGAGGAAAACCGCAGGATCTGCGCTATCGGTACTACTTCCGTACGTGCCGTGGAATCTTCCGTTACTGCGCAAAACCACCTGAAAGCGGCAGAAGGCTGGACCAACACCTTTATCCATCCGCCGTATGATTTCGCTATTCCGAATGCGCTGGTAACCAATTTCCACCTGCCTAAAACCAGCTTGCTGATCATGGTGTGTGCCTTTGCGGGATACGATCTGATCATGGAAGCTTATCAGCAGGCCATCAAGGAAAAATACCGTTTCTTCAGCTATGGTGATGCCATGCTGATTATCTGA
- a CDS encoding 2-C-methyl-D-erythritol 4-phosphate cytidylyltransferase — protein MGNRKKTAIIVAGGSGSRMQSAVPKQFLDLAGKPVLYHTITAFTEAYPDMDIVLVLPENHISYANNLLQAFDNIPAITMVQGGETRFHSVKNGLQQVKEEGVVFVHDGVRPLVSPALVRTCYKAACSHGSAIPVIDMKDSVREVNGEHNRAVDRGRFRIVQTPQTFVSSWILPAFEQPYDPLFTDEATVVEHFGHFVHLVQGEESNLKITKPLDLVMAKAFLDLRG, from the coding sequence ATGGGCAATAGAAAAAAAACAGCCATCATTGTTGCAGGCGGCTCCGGTTCCCGGATGCAGAGCGCTGTACCCAAACAGTTCCTGGACCTTGCAGGCAAACCGGTACTGTATCATACTATTACAGCTTTTACGGAGGCTTATCCGGATATGGATATTGTGCTGGTATTGCCGGAGAATCATATCAGTTATGCCAACAATTTATTGCAGGCTTTTGATAATATTCCGGCCATTACCATGGTCCAGGGCGGTGAAACGCGCTTCCATTCGGTGAAAAACGGCTTACAGCAGGTAAAGGAAGAGGGAGTGGTATTTGTGCATGACGGGGTAAGACCGCTGGTATCGCCGGCGTTGGTGCGTACCTGTTATAAAGCTGCATGCAGCCATGGCAGCGCTATCCCGGTGATTGATATGAAAGACAGTGTCCGGGAGGTGAACGGGGAGCATAACAGGGCGGTGGACAGGGGGCGTTTCCGCATTGTGCAAACGCCGCAGACGTTTGTGTCGTCGTGGATATTACCGGCTTTTGAGCAGCCTTATGATCCGTTGTTTACAGATGAGGCTACGGTAGTGGAGCATTTTGGGCATTTCGTGCATCTGGTGCAGGGGGAGGAATCGAACCTGAAGATCACGAAACCGCTGGATTTGGTGATGGCGAAGGCTTTCCTGGACCTGCGCGGGTAG
- a CDS encoding Gfo/Idh/MocA family protein, with amino-acid sequence MLKIGIFGVGHLGKIHLSQLSTMKDVEVVGFYDPSDANAASVAELYNITRYTTAEELILAVDAIDIVAPTTLHFKLCELAIRNGKHIFVEKPMTNTMEEAKTLVKLVDEANIKFQVGHVERFNPAFLALKGYDLKPMFIEVHRLAEFNPRGTDVSVILDLMIHDIDIVLSIVKSTVSRISASGVAVMSDTPDIANVRIEFHNGCVANLTSSRISLKKMRKMRLFQKDAYIGIDFLDKKSEIIKLKTPEDEGLFTLDIETNSGKKTIAIDNPEVKQSNAIRMELELFRDAILQNKPVAVNAIDGLQALDVAHQILQKINKSLNETAKA; translated from the coding sequence ATGCTCAAAATAGGAATCTTCGGGGTAGGACATCTGGGTAAAATTCATCTCTCCCAACTTTCAACCATGAAAGACGTGGAAGTAGTTGGCTTCTATGATCCCAGCGACGCCAACGCGGCCAGCGTGGCAGAGCTATACAACATCACCCGGTACACTACAGCGGAAGAACTGATCCTGGCCGTAGACGCCATCGATATCGTAGCGCCTACTACCCTCCACTTTAAATTATGTGAACTTGCCATCCGCAATGGCAAACACATCTTCGTGGAGAAACCCATGACCAACACCATGGAAGAAGCTAAAACACTGGTGAAACTGGTGGATGAAGCCAACATCAAATTCCAGGTAGGCCATGTGGAACGCTTCAACCCCGCCTTCCTCGCCTTAAAAGGCTATGACCTGAAGCCCATGTTCATCGAAGTGCACCGCCTCGCAGAATTCAACCCGCGCGGTACCGACGTGAGCGTGATCCTCGACCTCATGATCCACGACATCGACATCGTGCTCAGCATCGTGAAATCTACCGTTAGCCGTATATCGGCCAGCGGCGTAGCTGTCATGAGCGACACACCCGATATCGCCAACGTACGCATCGAATTCCATAACGGCTGCGTGGCCAACCTTACCTCCAGCCGCATCTCCCTGAAGAAGATGCGCAAAATGCGCCTCTTCCAGAAAGATGCCTACATCGGTATCGACTTCCTCGATAAAAAATCAGAAATCATCAAACTGAAAACACCGGAAGACGAAGGCCTCTTCACCCTCGATATCGAAACCAACAGCGGTAAAAAAACCATCGCGATCGATAACCCGGAAGTAAAACAATCCAACGCCATCCGCATGGAACTGGAACTCTTCCGCGACGCCATCCTCCAAAACAAACCCGTGGCCGTAAACGCCATCGACGGCCTCCAGGCACTGGACGTGGCCCATCAGATCCTGCAGAAAATCAATAAGAGCCTGAACGAAACCGCTAAAGCGTAG
- the radC gene encoding RadC family protein, producing MFVSPKPQPHVAIRKWADAEKPREKLLQHGAAILSDTELLAILLHTGHKNKSALDLAREVLQLAHHNLPELGRISVRKLQKLRGMGSAKAVTVIAAMELARRRQASPIHKKTVIRAGADAALFFKPILADHSFETFYVMFLNQANKVLNYRCISTGGMTSTIVDTRMIFREALEAQACKLLLCHNHPSGSLRPSQADIRITLKIKEQGQLFDIDVLDHIIVSETGYYSLVEEGVI from the coding sequence ATGTTTGTTAGCCCGAAACCACAACCCCATGTGGCCATCCGTAAATGGGCGGATGCCGAAAAACCCAGGGAAAAACTGCTCCAGCATGGTGCAGCTATCCTCTCCGATACAGAACTGCTCGCCATTTTGCTTCACACCGGCCACAAGAACAAATCCGCCCTCGACCTGGCACGGGAAGTATTACAGCTGGCACATCACAACTTACCGGAACTGGGCCGTATCAGCGTCCGGAAGCTGCAAAAGCTCCGCGGCATGGGCAGCGCCAAAGCCGTTACCGTCATCGCCGCCATGGAACTGGCACGGCGCAGGCAGGCAAGCCCCATTCACAAAAAAACCGTTATCCGCGCAGGCGCAGATGCCGCCCTCTTCTTTAAACCCATCCTGGCAGACCACTCCTTCGAAACCTTCTACGTCATGTTCCTAAACCAGGCCAATAAAGTGCTGAACTACCGCTGCATCAGCACCGGCGGCATGACCAGCACCATCGTGGACACCCGCATGATCTTCCGCGAAGCCCTCGAAGCCCAGGCCTGTAAACTGCTCCTCTGCCACAACCACCCCTCCGGCAGCCTGCGGCCCAGCCAGGCCGATATCCGCATCACCCTGAAAATAAAGGAACAGGGCCAGCTCTTTGACATAGATGTCCTGGACCATATTATCGTGTCAGAAACAGGCTACTACAGCCTCGTGGAAGAAGGTGTGATATAA
- a CDS encoding ribose-phosphate pyrophosphokinase, with the protein MQPSVKIFTGNSNPALAEKIAKRYGNGLNSLGKLKIQKFSDGEFQPVFLESIRGDYVFLVQGTNAPSDNLMELLLMIDAAKRASAGYITAVIPYFGFARQDRKDKPRVAIGSKLVANLLTSAGANRVITMDLHAPQIQAFFDIPVDHLDSSAIFIPYIEQLKLENLTFASPDVGSTNRVREVASYFNAEMVICDKHRKRANEIASMVVIGDVKDRDIVLIDDICDTAGTLSKAANLLKEKGARSVRAFCTHPVFSGKAYENIENSVLEEIVVCDTIPIRPESSKVKVVSVAELFAVAIRNMHENKSITSLFIHSHRKQ; encoded by the coding sequence ATGCAACCTTCAGTTAAAATCTTCACAGGCAACAGTAATCCGGCATTGGCTGAGAAAATTGCCAAAAGATACGGCAACGGACTCAACAGCCTCGGTAAGTTAAAAATTCAGAAGTTCAGTGATGGCGAGTTTCAGCCCGTTTTCCTGGAAAGTATCCGTGGTGACTATGTTTTTCTCGTGCAGGGCACCAACGCACCGTCAGACAACCTGATGGAGCTGTTGCTGATGATTGACGCGGCAAAACGTGCATCAGCCGGTTACATTACGGCGGTTATCCCGTATTTCGGGTTTGCGCGGCAGGACAGGAAAGACAAGCCCAGGGTGGCGATCGGGTCTAAACTGGTAGCCAATCTGCTCACTTCTGCAGGAGCTAACAGGGTGATTACCATGGATTTGCACGCGCCGCAGATCCAGGCGTTCTTCGATATCCCGGTAGACCACCTGGACAGTTCCGCTATTTTTATTCCCTATATTGAGCAATTAAAGCTGGAAAATCTTACCTTTGCGTCCCCTGACGTGGGCAGTACCAACCGGGTGCGTGAAGTGGCCTCCTACTTCAATGCTGAGATGGTGATTTGCGACAAACACCGCAAAAGAGCCAACGAAATAGCATCCATGGTAGTGATCGGTGATGTGAAAGACAGGGACATTGTGCTCATTGACGATATTTGCGATACTGCCGGCACGCTGTCTAAGGCAGCTAACCTGCTGAAGGAAAAAGGAGCCAGAAGCGTTCGCGCTTTCTGTACCCATCCGGTGTTCAGCGGTAAAGCATATGAAAACATCGAAAATTCCGTACTGGAGGAGATCGTGGTATGTGATACCATTCCCATCCGTCCGGAAAGTTCTAAAGTGAAAGTGGTGTCTGTGGCAGAGCTCTTTGCAGTGGCTATCCGCAACATGCATGAGAACAAGTCTATTACCAGCCTGTTCATTCACAGCCACCGCAAGCAATAA
- a CDS encoding 50S ribosomal protein L25, producing MNTITIEGQLRSEFGKKATRQIRSEEKVPCVIYGGAETVNFSAPAKAFKNLVYTAAFQIAEIKLGAKTYRCVLKDLQFDVVTDELAHVDFMELVEDKAVSVTLPIKLVGSSVGVKAGGKLVSKLKALKVKALPKHLVENIEVNIENLELNANIRVEDVKVEGIEITNSPRIPIASVVMTRQLRQEEATAEKDAKKK from the coding sequence ATGAATACAATAACCATCGAAGGACAACTCAGGAGCGAATTCGGCAAAAAAGCCACCCGCCAGATCCGTTCTGAGGAAAAAGTGCCTTGTGTTATTTACGGGGGTGCAGAAACTGTTAATTTTTCAGCTCCTGCCAAAGCATTCAAAAACCTGGTTTACACTGCTGCTTTCCAGATCGCAGAAATTAAACTGGGCGCTAAAACTTACAGATGCGTACTGAAAGATCTGCAGTTTGATGTGGTAACAGACGAACTGGCTCACGTTGATTTCATGGAGCTGGTAGAAGACAAAGCTGTGTCTGTAACCCTGCCTATCAAACTGGTTGGTTCTTCTGTAGGTGTAAAAGCCGGCGGTAAACTGGTAAGCAAACTGAAAGCGCTGAAAGTAAAAGCTCTGCCTAAACACCTGGTTGAGAACATCGAAGTGAACATCGAAAACCTGGAACTGAACGCCAACATCCGTGTTGAAGACGTGAAAGTGGAAGGTATCGAAATCACCAACTCTCCGCGTATTCCTATCGCTTCTGTGGTAATGACCCGTCAGCTGCGCCAGGAAGAAGCTACTGCTGAAAAAGACGCTAAAAAGAAATAA
- the pth gene encoding aminoacyl-tRNA hydrolase, whose protein sequence is MKYLIAGLGNIGEEYRHTRHNIGFDVADAFVAKHNASFDNDRLAEVATCKWKGKTFIVIKPTTYMNLSGRAVKYWMDKEKIAMENLLVVMDELALPLDVLRLRPGGSDAGHNGLKSIQESLGSNQYPRLRFGIGNDYPKGRQADFVLSKWKPTEIPVVQQKINACCDIIESFAGIGLARTMNEYNKMVFPL, encoded by the coding sequence ATGAAATACCTGATCGCCGGTTTGGGCAACATTGGAGAAGAATACCGTCATACCCGCCACAATATAGGGTTTGACGTGGCAGACGCTTTTGTGGCCAAACATAACGCCAGCTTCGATAACGACCGGCTGGCAGAAGTGGCAACCTGTAAATGGAAAGGCAAAACGTTTATCGTTATCAAACCCACCACCTACATGAACCTCAGCGGTCGCGCCGTCAAATACTGGATGGACAAAGAAAAGATCGCTATGGAAAACCTGCTCGTGGTGATGGATGAACTGGCGCTTCCGCTGGACGTGCTTCGCTTGCGCCCGGGTGGCAGCGATGCCGGCCATAACGGCCTGAAAAGCATCCAGGAGTCTTTAGGCTCTAATCAGTACCCACGACTGCGCTTCGGCATCGGCAACGATTATCCTAAAGGACGGCAGGCGGATTTTGTACTGAGCAAATGGAAACCGACGGAAATACCGGTCGTGCAGCAAAAAATCAATGCCTGTTGCGATATCATCGAAAGTTTTGCAGGGATTGGACTGGCCCGTACCATGAACGAGTACAATAAAATGGTTTTTCCGCTGTAA
- a CDS encoding fumarylacetoacetate hydrolase family protein gives MKIICVGRNYADHAKELKNEVPTEPVLFMKPKNALLQNGHPFYYPEFTTNLHYECELVLRVSKNGKHIQEKFADKYYDKISVGIDFTARDLQDKQKAKGLPWEIAKAFDNSAIVGNFIPITPEMDKKDINFCLYKNKTLVQQGNTKDLLFSFDFLVSYISKFFTLNIGDLIFTGTPAGVGPTAIGDSFEAFIENDSLLEFAVK, from the coding sequence ATGAAAATTATTTGCGTAGGCAGGAACTATGCCGACCATGCCAAAGAATTAAAAAATGAGGTGCCAACTGAACCGGTGTTGTTCATGAAACCCAAGAACGCGCTGCTGCAGAACGGCCACCCGTTTTATTATCCGGAGTTTACCACCAACCTGCACTACGAATGTGAGCTCGTACTGCGCGTCAGCAAAAACGGCAAACACATTCAGGAAAAATTCGCTGATAAATATTATGATAAAATTTCTGTGGGAATCGACTTTACTGCCCGTGACCTGCAGGATAAACAAAAAGCCAAAGGACTGCCCTGGGAAATAGCCAAAGCCTTTGATAACTCCGCCATTGTAGGCAACTTTATTCCCATCACACCGGAGATGGACAAGAAGGACATTAACTTCTGCCTGTATAAAAACAAGACACTGGTACAACAGGGCAATACCAAAGATCTCCTGTTCTCCTTCGATTTTCTTGTTTCCTATATTTCGAAATTCTTTACCCTGAATATAGGTGACCTGATTTTTACCGGCACGCCGGCGGGGGTAGGGCCTACCGCGATCGGTGATTCCTTTGAGGCGTTTATCGAAAATGACAGCCTGCTGGAATTCGCCGTAAAATAA